One stretch of Musicola paradisiaca NCPPB 2511 DNA includes these proteins:
- the rsxC gene encoding electron transport complex subunit RsxC: MLNLLSIFRKDRIWDFAGGIHPPEMKTQSSRIPLRQMPLPDYFIIPLKQHLGPEGELCVKVGDPVVRGQPLTRGIGRMLPVHAPTSGTVFAIRHHMSTHPSGLTELSIIIVPDGQDRWCDRQTLPDYRQSTPDQLLAHLHQAGIAGLGGAGFPTAAKLQGGLRGIDTLIINAAECEPYITADDRLMQEHAAEIVQGIDILDHLLQPGRILLGIEDNKPEAITALTQALKPLPRIQMRVIPTKYPSGGAKQLTKILTGKEVPFGKHSASIGVLMQNIGTVYAIKRAVLDGEPLTERVVTLTGDALRHPGNVWARLGTPVRHLLRHAGYHVTTTQPMVVMGGPLMGFTLPALDVPIVKISNCILAPSRDELQPPEAEKACIRCSKCADACPAGLLPQQLYWFSRGDEHEKARQHHLFDCIECGACAYVCPSNIPLVQYYRQEKAEIRALDVETHRANKAKARYEARQARLVREKQAREQRHQHAAATLSGTDKAAVTAALERVRQRQAEAPSPIIAIQPGQLPDNSAVIATREARKALAREKLAEKTADMPEDNARSAVAAAIERVKARKAQASAAERCAQAPLPATPGPTETPATATSDVDPRKAAVAAAIARINARKAEQVADADSPTPSAPDTVARGELPSTENEDPRKAAVAAAIARVTARKAAAAAAQEE, translated from the coding sequence ATGCTTAATTTGTTGTCGATATTTCGCAAAGACAGAATCTGGGACTTTGCGGGCGGTATCCATCCGCCTGAAATGAAAACCCAGTCAAGTCGCATTCCTTTGCGGCAGATGCCGTTGCCGGATTATTTTATTATTCCGCTTAAACAGCATCTGGGGCCGGAAGGCGAGCTGTGCGTAAAAGTCGGCGACCCGGTTGTGCGCGGTCAACCGCTGACCCGCGGCATCGGCCGGATGTTGCCGGTACACGCGCCGACATCCGGCACGGTATTCGCCATCCGTCACCATATGTCTACCCACCCATCAGGCCTGACCGAACTGAGCATTATCATCGTTCCGGACGGGCAAGATCGCTGGTGCGACCGGCAAACACTGCCGGATTACCGCCAGAGCACACCTGACCAGTTGCTCGCGCATCTCCATCAGGCCGGTATCGCCGGTCTCGGCGGCGCAGGATTCCCCACCGCCGCCAAACTGCAAGGCGGCCTGCGCGGTATCGATACGCTCATCATCAACGCCGCAGAGTGCGAACCCTACATTACCGCCGACGATCGTCTGATGCAGGAGCACGCAGCGGAGATCGTGCAAGGTATCGATATTCTCGACCACCTGTTACAACCGGGGCGCATTCTGCTGGGGATCGAAGACAATAAACCGGAAGCCATTACCGCATTAACGCAGGCGCTAAAACCGTTGCCCCGGATACAGATGCGGGTGATCCCCACCAAATACCCATCCGGCGGCGCCAAACAGCTCACCAAAATCCTGACCGGCAAGGAAGTCCCGTTCGGCAAACACTCCGCATCGATTGGCGTACTGATGCAGAACATCGGTACCGTTTATGCCATTAAACGCGCGGTGCTCGACGGTGAACCGCTGACAGAACGTGTCGTGACACTGACCGGCGATGCACTGCGCCACCCCGGTAACGTCTGGGCCCGGCTGGGAACGCCGGTGCGTCACCTGCTGCGCCATGCCGGCTACCACGTCACGACGACCCAGCCGATGGTGGTCATGGGCGGCCCGTTGATGGGTTTCACCCTGCCCGCGCTGGATGTCCCCATCGTCAAGATCAGTAACTGCATTCTGGCCCCGTCCCGCGACGAGTTGCAGCCGCCGGAAGCAGAGAAAGCCTGTATCCGCTGCAGCAAATGTGCCGACGCCTGTCCGGCAGGGTTATTGCCGCAACAACTGTATTGGTTCAGCCGCGGTGATGAGCATGAAAAAGCGCGTCAACACCATCTGTTCGACTGCATTGAATGCGGGGCCTGCGCTTATGTGTGTCCCAGCAATATTCCATTGGTGCAGTATTACCGGCAGGAAAAAGCGGAAATTCGGGCGTTAGATGTCGAAACGCATCGGGCGAATAAGGCTAAAGCCCGATATGAAGCCCGGCAGGCGCGGCTGGTGCGGGAAAAACAGGCGCGCGAGCAACGTCATCAACACGCGGCCGCCACCCTTTCCGGCACCGATAAAGCGGCAGTGACGGCTGCGCTGGAGCGCGTGCGCCAGCGTCAGGCGGAAGCCCCCTCACCGATTATCGCGATTCAGCCCGGACAACTGCCGGACAACAGTGCCGTCATCGCCACACGGGAAGCCCGGAAAGCATTAGCGCGAGAAAAACTGGCGGAAAAAACAGCGGATATGCCGGAGGATAATGCTCGCTCAGCCGTGGCTGCCGCCATCGAGCGTGTCAAAGCCCGCAAAGCACAGGCGAGTGCTGCCGAACGCTGTGCGCAAGCCCCCTTGCCTGCAACGCCTGGCCCCACGGAGACACCGGCCACAGCCACCTCGGATGTCGACCCGCGCAAAGCCGCCGTCGCGGCGGCGATCGCCCGTATCAATGCACGTAAAGCCGAGCAGGTGGCTGACGCAGACTCACCCACACCGTCAGCCCCCGATACGGTAGCCCGTGGCGAGCTTCCGTCCACGGAAAACGAAGACCCGCGCAAAGCCGCCGTCGCGGCGGCGATCGCCCGGGTTACAGCGCGCAAGGCAGCCGCTGCTGCGGCTCAAGAGGAATAA
- the rsxD gene encoding electron transport complex subunit RsxD — protein MAFRIAPSPFTHNRQSTHGIMRWVIAACIPGIAAQVWFFGYGNMIQVALACLTALMAEGVTLSLRKRPVGDALRDSSALLTALLLGISLPPLAPWWMVVSGTAFAIIIAKQLYGGLGQNPFNPAMVGYVVLLVSFPVQMTSWLPPSGLQAWPVGFEDTLLTILTGLTGHNTSGLSAHQLIQGIDGISQATPLDAFKTGLRSGHEATAILHQPLFRGPLAGEGWQWVNAGFLAGGLLLMLLRIIHWHIPCSLLLSLAGCAFIGWTLHPEHNAPPLLHLFSGATMLGAFFIATDPVTASTTNSGRLIFGTLIGALIWTIRTYGGYPDGVAFAVLLANITVPLIDYFTKPRAYGHR, from the coding sequence ATGGCTTTCAGAATTGCACCATCGCCCTTCACTCATAATCGACAAAGTACCCACGGCATCATGCGTTGGGTGATTGCGGCCTGCATCCCCGGCATAGCCGCGCAGGTCTGGTTCTTCGGCTATGGCAATATGATTCAGGTGGCGCTGGCCTGCCTGACTGCGCTGATGGCCGAAGGAGTGACATTGTCACTAAGAAAACGCCCGGTAGGGGATGCGCTACGGGACAGTTCAGCGCTGCTGACCGCGCTGTTGCTCGGTATCAGCCTGCCGCCGCTGGCGCCCTGGTGGATGGTGGTATCAGGCACCGCGTTCGCCATTATTATTGCCAAACAATTGTATGGCGGTCTGGGGCAAAACCCATTCAATCCGGCCATGGTCGGCTACGTCGTTCTGCTGGTTTCTTTCCCGGTACAGATGACCAGTTGGTTGCCGCCGTCAGGGTTACAGGCGTGGCCAGTCGGGTTTGAGGACACGTTATTGACCATCTTGACCGGGTTGACCGGGCACAACACCTCAGGGTTGTCAGCACACCAACTGATTCAGGGGATTGACGGTATTAGCCAGGCTACCCCGCTTGATGCGTTTAAAACCGGGCTGCGCTCCGGGCATGAGGCAACGGCCATCCTGCATCAGCCGCTATTTCGCGGCCCGCTGGCCGGAGAAGGCTGGCAGTGGGTCAACGCCGGATTTCTGGCCGGCGGCCTCCTGCTGATGCTACTGCGCATCATTCACTGGCATATTCCGTGCAGTCTGCTGTTGTCTCTGGCGGGATGCGCCTTCATCGGCTGGACGCTGCACCCGGAGCACAATGCGCCGCCGCTGTTGCACCTATTCTCCGGCGCTACCATGCTGGGCGCGTTCTTCATCGCCACCGACCCTGTCACCGCCTCAACCACCAACAGCGGTCGGCTTATTTTCGGCACCCTGATTGGCGCGCTGATCTGGACCATCCGCACCTACGGTGGTTATCCGGATGGTGTCGCCTTTGCGGTCTTACTGGCCAATATTACCGTGCCGTTGATTGATTACTTCACCAAGCCCAGAGCTTACGGCCACCGCTGA
- the rsxB gene encoding electron transport complex subunit RsxB, translating to MDAIWIAIAALCALALISGLILGFASRYFRVDSNPLAEEVEALLPQSQCGQCGYPGCRPYAEAIALNGEHINKCVPGGEPLMLKLAERLNIDPQPLSDDIPPEPQRQVAWIDESNCIGCTKCIQACPVDAIVGSTRAIHTVISDLCTGCDLCIPPCPTDCIELRPLTPTIADWKWDLETIPVRVIQVETHA from the coding sequence ATGGATGCAATTTGGATCGCTATCGCAGCGCTCTGTGCTCTGGCGCTGATTTCCGGGCTCATTCTGGGCTTTGCCTCACGTTACTTTCGCGTCGACAGTAATCCGTTGGCGGAAGAAGTTGAAGCGCTCCTGCCTCAAAGCCAGTGCGGTCAATGCGGCTACCCAGGATGCCGCCCTTACGCCGAAGCCATTGCACTGAATGGCGAACACATCAACAAGTGCGTACCGGGCGGCGAACCGTTGATGTTAAAACTGGCCGAGCGTCTGAATATTGACCCACAGCCGTTGTCGGACGATATTCCGCCGGAGCCGCAGCGGCAGGTGGCCTGGATCGATGAAAGCAACTGTATCGGTTGCACCAAATGCATTCAGGCTTGCCCGGTGGATGCGATTGTCGGCAGCACCCGCGCCATCCATACCGTGATCAGCGATCTGTGCACCGGCTGCGATCTGTGCATACCGCCTTGCCCGACCGACTGTATCGAACTGCGGCCGCTCACGCCGACGATCGCCGACTGGAAATGGGATTTGGAAACCATTCCGGTGCGCGTTATTCAGGTAGAAACCCATGCTTAA
- the rsxG gene encoding electron transport complex subunit RsxG has product MFTTMRRHATTLALFAALTTGLTALVNALTRDTISGQAQAQQRALLEQVVPRDRYDSDMLSACYLVSDPELGSAAPHRVFIAFKQGEPIAAALEITAPDGYSGAIQLLVGADFHGTVLGTRVTEHHETPGLGDKIDLRISNWIRHFTGKTVQSRDDGSWAVKKDGGQFDQFTGATITPRAVVNAVKRAALYLESLPPRITTLPACGVQPS; this is encoded by the coding sequence CTGTTTACCACCATGCGCCGCCACGCCACGACGCTGGCGCTGTTCGCCGCCCTGACGACCGGATTGACCGCGTTGGTCAATGCCCTTACCCGTGACACCATTTCCGGGCAGGCACAGGCTCAGCAGCGCGCGTTGCTGGAGCAAGTCGTTCCTCGTGATCGCTACGATAGCGACATGCTGAGTGCCTGTTATCTGGTTTCCGACCCTGAGCTCGGATCTGCCGCGCCTCACCGGGTATTTATCGCGTTCAAACAGGGGGAACCGATAGCTGCCGCGCTGGAAATCACCGCGCCCGATGGCTACTCCGGCGCCATTCAATTGCTTGTCGGCGCCGATTTTCACGGCACGGTGTTGGGTACTCGAGTGACGGAACACCATGAAACACCGGGGCTGGGCGACAAAATAGATCTTCGTATTTCCAACTGGATTCGGCATTTCACCGGTAAAACGGTGCAAAGCCGTGATGACGGCAGTTGGGCAGTGAAAAAGGACGGCGGCCAGTTCGATCAGTTCACTGGCGCCACCATCACGCCCCGCGCAGTCGTTAATGCCGTCAAACGCGCTGCGTTGTATCTGGAAAGCCTGCCGCCGCGTATTACCACCCTGCCTGCCTGTGGAGTACAGCCATCATGA